The Nocardioides salarius genome includes a region encoding these proteins:
- a CDS encoding HPr family phosphocarrier protein gives MPSKTVIVGSAVGLHARPAATISEAAADLDTEVYLAVDGEEPVEASSALLIMTLGAGKGDQVTVSGDDQGDVDVVAALVEKDLDA, from the coding sequence ATGCCCAGCAAGACCGTGATCGTCGGCTCCGCCGTCGGCCTGCACGCCCGCCCCGCCGCCACCATCTCCGAGGCCGCGGCCGACCTCGACACCGAGGTCTACCTCGCCGTCGACGGCGAGGAGCCCGTCGAGGCGTCCTCCGCCCTGCTCATCATGACGCTGGGCGCCGGCAAGGGTGACCAGGTCACCGTCTCCGGCGACGACCAGGGTGACGTCGACGTGGTCGCCGCCCTGGTCGAGAAGGACCTCGACGCCTGA
- a CDS encoding PTS sugar transporter subunit IIA, whose product MSELINQDLVRLDADLGDDKHQAIHALADVVVAAGRSHDRDQLVRDVLAREETSATGLPGGIAIPHCRTAAVQEPTLVFARLAPAVDFGAKDGPADLAFLICAPEGGDTTHLQLLTKLARALVKPAFTDALRAADTAEQVVALVGDVLTPAQAAAPADKAPADAASATPPRGAPCPARP is encoded by the coding sequence ATGTCAGAACTCATCAACCAGGACCTCGTGCGCCTCGACGCCGACCTCGGCGACGACAAGCACCAGGCCATCCACGCACTGGCCGACGTGGTCGTGGCCGCCGGGCGCAGCCACGACCGCGACCAGCTGGTGCGCGACGTCCTGGCCCGCGAGGAGACCTCCGCGACGGGCCTCCCGGGTGGCATCGCCATCCCGCACTGCCGCACGGCCGCGGTGCAGGAGCCCACCCTGGTCTTCGCGCGCCTCGCTCCAGCGGTCGACTTCGGCGCCAAGGACGGACCGGCCGACCTGGCGTTCCTGATCTGCGCCCCCGAGGGCGGGGACACCACCCACCTCCAGCTGCTCACCAAGCTCGCCCGCGCGCTGGTGAAGCCCGCCTTCACCGACGCCCTGCGCGCGGCGGACACCGCCGAGCAGGTCGTGGCGCTGGTCGGCGACGTGCTCACCCCCGCGCAGGCCGCAGCCCCTGCGGACAAGGCGCCGGCGGACGCGGCGTCCGCCACACCACCCAGAGGAGCACCATGCCCAGCAAGACCGTGA
- a CDS encoding 1-phosphofructokinase family hexose kinase, giving the protein MILTLTANPSHDRTVTLDAPLERGSVHRVASVLSQAGGKGVNISRACVAAGIPSLAVLPAPQDDPFVHELLAAGIDARPVPSAHAPRVNITVTEPDGTTTKLNSPGADATPELLSALAESLHLRAGTADWVVLAGSLPPATPDRWYADLVALLAESPAKVAVDTSDAALRALVDALPGPAPDLMKPNGAELASLTGQDPDLLEADPLAAANAARLLVDKGVGTVLVTLGPHGAVLVDASGAWHATPPPTTVVSTVGAGDSSLFGYLLGDLQRRSTDHRLALAVAYGSAAAGLPGTTIPCPAQVHPDLVSVHELFHTQGG; this is encoded by the coding sequence ATGATCCTCACCCTGACCGCCAACCCCAGCCACGACCGGACCGTCACCCTCGACGCCCCCCTCGAGCGCGGCTCGGTGCACCGCGTGGCCTCGGTCCTCTCGCAGGCCGGTGGCAAGGGCGTGAACATCTCCCGGGCGTGCGTGGCCGCCGGCATCCCCTCGCTCGCCGTGCTGCCGGCGCCCCAGGACGACCCGTTCGTCCACGAGCTGCTCGCCGCCGGCATCGACGCACGACCGGTGCCGAGCGCGCACGCGCCCCGCGTGAACATCACCGTCACGGAGCCCGACGGCACCACCACGAAGCTCAACAGCCCCGGGGCCGACGCGACTCCCGAGCTGTTGTCGGCCCTGGCCGAGTCGCTGCACCTGCGCGCGGGCACGGCCGACTGGGTCGTGCTGGCGGGCTCGTTGCCGCCGGCCACCCCGGACCGCTGGTACGCCGACCTCGTCGCCCTGCTGGCCGAGAGCCCAGCGAAGGTGGCCGTGGACACCAGCGACGCGGCCCTGCGGGCACTGGTCGACGCCCTGCCCGGGCCTGCTCCGGACCTGATGAAGCCCAACGGCGCCGAGCTCGCTTCCCTGACCGGCCAGGACCCCGACCTGCTCGAGGCCGACCCGCTGGCGGCCGCGAACGCGGCCCGTCTGCTCGTCGACAAGGGCGTCGGCACCGTGCTGGTCACCCTCGGCCCGCACGGCGCGGTCCTCGTCGACGCCAGCGGCGCGTGGCACGCCACTCCCCCGCCCACGACCGTGGTCAGCACGGTCGGCGCGGGCGACTCCAGCCTCTTCGGCTACCTGCTCGGCGACCTGCAGCGCAGGTCGACCGACCACCGTCTCGCCCTCGCCGTCGCGTACGGCAGTGCGGCCGCCGGGCTGCCCGGCACCACCATCCCGTGTCCCGCCCAGGTCCACCCGGACCTGGTCAGCGTGCACGAGCTGTTCCACACCCAGGGAGGGTGA